A window of Myxococcus fulvus genomic DNA:
GGGAGTAGCTGTTGAACGAAGAGGTGGGGTTGACGCAGATCTTCGTGATGCTGCTGGCGACCAGGTTCGTCGTCCGGTACTGCTCGATGTGCGTCACGGGCTGCAGCATCTCACGCGAGGCCTCGAGCGTCACGTGGGCGTCGCGGCCCACGTACACCGCGCCGTCGACCTCCATGATGTCGTCCGCCGGGAAGCCGGCCTCGACCAGGTTGGCCTTGATCTCCTCATTCTCCAGCTGCGTGTCGCCGGTCTCGGTACCACAAGCCGCGAGCACGCCACAGCTCACCACGAGGACTGCCGCTCTCTTGAACATGGTGCTTTTCCTCTGATGATTCGGGGGGACGCGCCGCCGCCTGACCTTCCCATCAGCCGCGGACGGCGCGCTCGTCCCCTGAGCAACTGGCGGGCCACTCGCCCGATAAGAGAGGAGAAGCTCTTAAACCTAGATTAACCTGGAGTATCCGCGCTCCAGGTTGCGGGGCCCAAGATGTAAAGAGGCCTGACGCCGGCTGGGTTAAAGCGCCGTCTCACCAGCGCTTTTTGTATTCACAGGGGAGCGCCCGGTTTTCGGACAGTGGTGTCTATGAATCAGTCATCCACCCTGGGGTCTCAAAAGCCCGTGAAACCATGGGGTATCACGGACCCCCGGGGGATGCACCTCCGGGCGAAAACTGCTGTCTTCATGCATCCAAGTCCAGCTGACGCCCTGTGTCGACCCCGCGGGTGCGGCTTCGAGCACCCGGGAGCCTCCCGCGGGATTTTTCCAGCGGAGTGCTGCTTTACGAGGGCGTCGGGGGAATTCTAGGTTCCGCTGGAAAAATCCAGCTCATTGAGCGGTGTATCGCCGGCTCATCAGGATGCACGTGAACCTTCTCCTCGCGCGTTTCTCCCTTGGATGTCTGCTGTTGGCCCCCTTGTCCGCGTGTGACTCCAGCGCGGAGGACGACAACCCCGGGGACGGTGATTCCGCCGTGACGGGTGTCTGGAATCGCTTCGGCAGTGAGTACGGCTACAAGACGGACGTGGCCTATGGCGGCATCGCCGGCCAGTCGTCGGACCGGGTGTACATGTGCGAGCTGCCCGGCTCGCCGTCGGCGGGGCTCTACAAGGGGCGGCTCATCAGCCCCCGGATGATTCGCTGGGACTCGACGCACAACCTGCCGGACTACGAGGTCGTCTTCGAGGGACAGACGATGCGCTTCCGGCCGCAGAACGGGTCGAACACGTTCCTGGGCCAGTACCAGAAGGGCACCTGGACGCCGGGCGCGTGTGATTTGTCGATGGAGAACGGGGAGCTGGTGGACCGCTCCTCCTCCGCGTACGTGCGCTTCGACAACGACGGGGACTTCAAGATCAACAGCGTCACGGTGGGCGGCGAGCCCTTGCCCATCCACAACCGCGACACGTGCAGCGTCACCACCCTCATCCCCGCGGGGACGGGGGACAACGGCCTGCTCACCGTGGCCATCAACTACAGCGGCGTCGGCGTGGACGGCCCCTACCGGCGGACGCAGAACCACACCCTGTACCGCTCGGACTTCAAGCCGGACTGCAACAAGCTCGCGGTGGAGATTGGCTGCGGAGCGCTGGCCGTCTGCGTCTACGTTTCGCCGTAGTCCCTCTGTCACTCGTACCAGGTGGGCACGAGCGCGCGCACCTGGGGCAGCGCGGCCACGCGGCAGAGCCGCTCCCACGCGGCGGGCGTGAGCGCGCCGTGTCTGCCTTCGCAGTCCTGCTCCTCCAAGGGCAGCAGCACCAGGACCTCCGAGGCCGTGTCGCACGCGGCGCGGCCTCGCGAGGACAGGGCGCGCGCTCCGGGGGCGAGCGCCTGGACGCGGGCGAGCAGCGCCGCGTCACCGGCCGTAAGGCACAGCTCCACCGCGCCGTCGTTGCGACAGCCCGCTTCACGGGTGAAGGCGAGCTTCGCGGTGGGGCACGCGTCCTTCGCGGAGCCCGCCGGGTCGACGGGCGTGGTGGCGCACGCCGACAGGCCGGTGAGGAGCAGCACGGCGGGAGTGAGGCGAGGCATGGTGGAGGCTCCGGACGCTTCAGCGGAAGGACTTCACGTAGTTCGCCATGATGGCGGGGTGGTCTGAATAGAAGTTGTCATTCAGCGTGCGCGAGAGGGAGCGGGTGTCCTCCCCCAGGAGGTTGATGGACTCGGTGTCCACCTGCTCCTGGTTCACGATGATGCCTCCCATGTAGTTGTTCTTCGCGTTCGTGTTGGAGTGGGAGACGGTGTACGTGGCGTGGATGTTCCCGTCGGAGCCCTCCTGGAAGGAGAACCTGTTCGGGAAGAAGCCTCCACCCAGCTCGAACGAGTCCATGTTCAGGTCACCCAGCAGCACGTCCACGTTGTTGTCGTGGGCGAACCGGGCCACCTCCTCCAGCGCCTTGTGCTTCTTGTCGTCCTTCGTGTGGCCGGTGTAGCCCGCGTCCAGGTGCACGCCCGCGACCTCGAAGTACACGCGGTACTCGGGGACTATCTTCTGCACGCAGAGCCACTTCTCGGGGTGGTTGACGCCCTGGCGGATGAGGCCTCGGGCCTCGTAAAGGACCTGTGAGGAGAACATCTCGTCGCGCAGGACGTACGCGGAGATTTCGTTCTTGGGGTCCACGTCGGCATCGAGCAGCGTGCGGATGCTGCCAATCCGCCGGTAGGTCAGCTCCGGGCACGGGCGCAGCTCGTCCGGGAAGGGCGCGCCCTTGAGCTCCTCTGACAGGAAGATGACCTCGGGCACCAGCTGCGTGAGCTGCTTGTGCAGGTCATAGGGCCGCCTGGCGTGGAGCCGCTTCCACTCCAGCACGTTGGTGGCCTCCTGGATGTGCTTCAGGACGATGGCATCGTAGTTGGCGAGCACGTCCGTCTCGTCCATGAACCCCGACTTCTTCTCGAAGGGCGTGTGGTTCGGGTACGGCTTGGTGTTGAACGCGGCGAGCGGCTGGAAGCCGCCCACGTTCTGCAGCGGCGCGAAGTTGAAGCCGCCCGTCGGGACGAGGTTCCCCTGGAACGTGCCCTGCTTCGCGTTGTCCTTGTAGAACTTCTTGCCCGCGTCGAAGGGGATGAACAGCGTCATGCACTGCAGCGTCATCACGCTGGGCTCGGGGATGCTCGCCGTGTCATCCAGCGTCATCATCTGCGACGGGGGCGGGGAGGACTCCCGGACCGGGTCCAGCAGGGCGCTCAGCAGGCTGTCCGACCCCGTCCGCCGCAGCCGGACCTGGTCCCGGCGCGCCTGCTTCATCGACTTGAAATTCTTCTGGATGCTCTTCTGGATGCGCGCGTCGTGGGGAGACTTCTTCAGGTCCACGTACGAGGGCTTCTTCCGGATGGGGCCAGGCTTGGAGACGTGCGTCAGACAGCTCTTGCAGAGCGTCTTGCTCTCGAACTGGAAGACGAAGACCTTGCGGTGGCACCTTCGGCACTGGATCAACATGGAGGCTCGCGTTCGGGCTGGGGCGCGGGGGCAGCCGTGCGCGGGCACCAGTGCAGCCGCTGTGCCTGGAGTCACCGCCTCCTTCTTCCAGGGAGAAGCAGGAAGTCACCTGTCCTGGTCGTCGTCGGTCCGACCCCCCGTGCGAGCCGCGTGCGACAGCGCGCGAGGGCCTGCGTCCGAGTCCGACGCGGCCCGCGTTCCAGCGGCACGCGCGAGGGGCTTCGAGGAGGCAAGGCGAGCCCGCCGTCCGCGTGGGCCGACGGGGGCGGCGCCCCACCCGGAGGGGCGAGGCGCCGCCAGAGGGGAATCAGGGGCTGAGGGGGTAGCAGTAGCTGTAGGTGCGGTCGATGCCGCCGCCCGCGAGCGGGTAGTAGACGTAGCCCAGCTCCTCGCCCGGCGCGCAGTCGGAGCGGGCGCGGGTGTAGGGCCGGCAGGTGGCGCCCGCGGGGCCGGCGGCGCCGTCCGGGTCGAAGCAGGAGCCCCGGGCGCCCTCGACGCCGCAGAACTCGGTGAAGCCGCCCGCGCACGGCTGGCCGATGAGCGCCGGGTCGAACGCGAAGCCGTTCTCCACCAGGATGGCCTCGGTGGTGCAGACGCCGTAGACGCCGCAGATGGTGCCCGAGGGGCAGCCGGGGGCGGGCGACATGAAGTCACACGTCTTGAGGCACTGCGCGTCGTCGGAGACCAGGTCCGTGCACGCGAAGCCCTGCTCGCAGTCGGTGGTGGCCAGCTCGTACTCGCTCGCCGCGGCCGTGCGCGTGCACAGCTCGCCCTGCGTCTTGGTGCCGAGCGCGCGCTCCAGCGTGCCGTCCGTGCCCGCGTAGTCGTCCGCGACGCAGGCCGTGTCCGGCAGGTTGCTCGTCGGCGAGCCCTCGCGCGGATCACACCCACCGGGGCGCAGGGTGTTCCAGGTCGCGAAGCGGATCCACCGGCACTCGCCGCCCTCCACCACGGCGGAGCCCGTGTAGGGGCCGGAGCGGGGCGCGGCGAGCACGGACTCGCGCAGCACCACGTTGGACAGCGCGCCCAGCGTCTGCTGGGGCGACAGCTGGAGCGCGAGCAGCAGCGCGCCCGAGTCCGCGACGAACAGCTTCTGCGTCGTGGTGCCGATGTCCTGGTAGCCGAAGACACACTGCTCGCAGGTGAAGGTGTTCGCGCCACCCGTGGCCAGGTTGTAGAGGCCCGGCGCAGTGTTCATGTCCAGGCGGATGCGCAGCTCGTCGCGCGTCGTGCCGCCCAGGTTCGTCAGGTCGCCGCGGAACGTGGGCTGACGCTCGTACTGCACCGGCGTCAGCTGGATGCCATTGAACGTCTCCCCGAGCGTCACCTCCGTACAGCCCGCGGGCGGCGTGAGGAAGCGCGCCTCCTGCTCGGCGGTGAGGACCGCGTCTTGCGGCGTCGCGGGCGCCGGGTCCAGGGCCTCCTGGCCACAGCCGACGAGCCCCGACAACAGCAGCACGCTCCACCCACCACGATTCACGAACTTCATCTTGGATTCTCCCATCACGGTTGTGTGGAGCCGAAGGCCGCGACGACACCGTCCCGATTCACGGTTCGTGGGTCATACGCTGCGCTCGGAACGACGCCGGCCCGGCTCGCACATCCGATGAACGGGAAATCGCCTGAAATGTCGCAAGCCCGCGTGCGTGCGCCCAGATGCGGTCCGGGGCCACGCGGTGAGTGAATCCGCTGACAGTGTATCCAGGGTGCTGTTGAACCTGGATTACGGAACGATCCGGCCCGGCCGGAGGCCCGCGGCGGGGGCGGCCGCGCGCAGGAGTCCCGGCGCGCTGACGATGAGGATGCCCGCGAGCACCAGGGCCGCGCCCAGGATGAAGAACAGCCCCACGGGCTCGCGCAACACCAGCCAGCCCGCGGTGACGCCGAACACGGGCGTCATGAACGAGAACACGGACAGGCCCGAGGCGAGGTAGCGGCGCAGGAGCCAGAACCAGACGAGGTAGCTGGCGAAGGACACGATGACGCCCTGGAAGAGCAGGCTCGTCCAGGCGGTGCCCGTCATGGAGAGGTGGCTCGCCTGTCCGGTGAACAGCGCGATGGGCAGCAGGAGCGCGAAGCCGCCGAGCAGCTGGTAGAGCAGGGTGTGCGTGGGGCGCGCCTCGGAGAGCGACGAGCCGCGCACCACCACGGTGGTCGCGCTCCAGGACAGGCCCGCGAGCAGCCCCAGCGTGTCGCCCCAGAGCATCCGCGGGGTGATGCCTCCCTCGAGCCAGCCACCGCCGAAGGCGAGCATGATGCCCGCGAAGGCGACCAGGATTCCCACCCACTGCACCCGGCGCAGCCGCTCCGAGGGGATGCGCCAGTGCAGGCCCAGCGCGGTGAAGACGGGCGCGGTGTAGAGGAAGACGGCGATGTGGGACGCGTGCGTGTGGCGCAGGCCCTCTCCAATGAAGAGGAACTCGGCGCCGAAGAGCACGCCCGACAGCAGGCCGGGGCGCCAGGTGCCGTCACGCACGTCCAGCCGCTCGCCGCGCAGCAGGCACAGCAGGCCCACGAGCAGGGCGGCGAGCCCCGAGCGCAGCGCCATCTGCGCCAGGGGTGGGATGTCGGACGCGGCCAGCTTGATGGCCACCTGTTGAACGCCCCAGAGGGCGCACAGGAGGAGCATCGTGGCGAGCGCGAAGCCATCGACGGGTCTGCGAAGCGTGCTCATGCCCTTCATATGGCGTGTGACGGGCTTGATTCATATAGCTTGAACCCGACAACCCATGCCGAGAAGCCGCCATGGCCGAGCAGCTCCAGGTTCCTTTCTCCACCAAGCTTCCGCACCCCGTGTACTTCCGCACGGCGCGGCTGCCCACGGCGGCCACGTACCCTCGGCATCACCACCCGTGGGGTGAGTTCGTCTACGCCTTCAGCGGGGTGATGGAGCTGGAGCTGGCGGGCAGCCACTACCTGGCGCCCCCGCAGTATGGAATCTGGCTGCCGCCGGACGTGGAGCACCGGGGGATGAACCGCTCGGAGGCGAGCCACTGCTCGCTGTACCTCACCAAGGCGCTGTGTCGGGGATTGCCGAGGACGACGTGCGCGCTGGCGGTGAGCCCGTTGGTGAAGTCGTTGTTGGAGCACCTGCGCGAGCACCAGGTGGCGTACCCGCGCACGAGCGCGGAGCGGCGGTTGATGCGGGTGCTCATCGACCAGCTCGGGCTCGCGCCGCCGCAGGGCAGCTACCTGCCCATGTCCGACGACGCGTTGCTCGGCGAGGTGCTGCGGGCGCTGGTGAAGGCGCCGGCGGATGGGCGCTCACTGGCCGAGTGGGCGCGCCAGGTGCACACCACGGAGCGGACGCTGGAGCGGCGCTGCCAGCAGCACCTGGGGTTGTCCTTCAGCGAGTGGCGTCAGCGCCTGCGGGTGGTGAAGGCGCTCGCGATGCTGGAGGAGGGGAGCGCCGTGGAGGTCGTCGCGCTGGAGCTGGGCTACAGCAGCGCGTCCGCCTTCATCGCCATGTTCCGCAGGATGACGGGGACCACGCCGGACAAGCTGCGAGGCCACGGGCTTGCGACTTCGTGACGG
This region includes:
- a CDS encoding DMT family transporter encodes the protein MSTLRRPVDGFALATMLLLCALWGVQQVAIKLAASDIPPLAQMALRSGLAALLVGLLCLLRGERLDVRDGTWRPGLLSGVLFGAEFLFIGEGLRHTHASHIAVFLYTAPVFTALGLHWRIPSERLRRVQWVGILVAFAGIMLAFGGGWLEGGITPRMLWGDTLGLLAGLSWSATTVVVRGSSLSEARPTHTLLYQLLGGFALLLPIALFTGQASHLSMTGTAWTSLLFQGVIVSFASYLVWFWLLRRYLASGLSVFSFMTPVFGVTAGWLVLREPVGLFFILGAALVLAGILIVSAPGLLRAAAPAAGLRPGRIVP
- a CDS encoding AraC family transcriptional regulator, which encodes MAEQLQVPFSTKLPHPVYFRTARLPTAATYPRHHHPWGEFVYAFSGVMELELAGSHYLAPPQYGIWLPPDVEHRGMNRSEASHCSLYLTKALCRGLPRTTCALAVSPLVKSLLEHLREHQVAYPRTSAERRLMRVLIDQLGLAPPQGSYLPMSDDALLGEVLRALVKAPADGRSLAEWARQVHTTERTLERRCQQHLGLSFSEWRQRLRVVKALAMLEEGSAVEVVALELGYSSASAFIAMFRRMTGTTPDKLRGHGLATS